The following nucleotide sequence is from Melioribacteraceae bacterium.
TTATCCTTTGAATTTATTCAATTTTCGCAATTTTTAAGAAAATATGACACGCTCTCTTAAATATCGACCAGAAATGTAAGAATATTCTTGATAAAGTTGTAGTCTATGTAAAGTATACTTTACATGATTTATCTATATCAAAAAAAAAGTATAGAATTAGTATAAAATTAATTAACTTGAAATACTAAATAGTGGTGCACAAGATTGTAATGGCAATAAAACGAAAGTTTACTACAAAAAAGATTACAGCCTATTCAGTGCTGATTCTAACAATTCTACTAATACTTATAAATCTAAATTCTCTTGTAAATATTCTAAACTCATTTCTACCAAACAATGACGATATAAAACCTGCTTATGAAAATGAAAAGTTAATTCTAATAGCTAACTTTATTAGTAATGAGAATAATTTGAATTTCGATATCAGATTAAAAGAAGCATTTAACCGAGCTTTTTGGTCTTCTAACGTTAGAATTGAAATATTAGATTCAAGCCTCCAAAGTGAAAATATAAATTCAATGTGGCATCAAGGCAAAATTTATAATGCAACCATTGTTATTGGTGGTAGAGTAGATAAGTATGGTATAAAACCAATGTTGTTTTTGCCCAAAATCTCACCAGGTAAGTATGATAATGAAGAAGTCCAAGAAGATTTTTATTACAAGTCGGAAATCACAAATGCACTTGCAGCAGTTGAATTAGGTTTTGTAAAAAATGATGTTTCAGAAAATCTTAAAAACCATGCTCTCCCTATTCTTACACCCCAGTTTGAGTTTTCAGAAATACCATCTTCTGAAAAACTTTATAATGAAATTATTATAAAGGATTTGCCCAATTCTCTTATTTATTTAAGTAAGGCTTTATTAGGGATAATAGCTTATCTGGAAAAGGATTTTAGGACTGCTGAATATCTTTTGGATGCTGCAATAAAGTTAACTCAAAATTATTTGTTATGGCCACTAAATATCGATAATTTATTTTATTATGCTGGTAAAACAAAATTGGAAAGTAAGCAATATGATTTAGCTGAGCATTACTTAAACAATGCTCTTCAATTGACTCGAAGCAAAATTACTCGCCTAAGGTCTTACATCTACTTATCACTAATAGAACACAGAAAAAAGAATTTTGAAAAATCCAAGACATATTGTGAGATAGTCTTTTCGGAGAGTATTGAAGATGGCTATTATTTCACAAAAAGTGATAGATATAGCCTATATCTCTACTATGCAAGAGTATGTTATGATTTGGGAGAATATAAACTAGCAGAAAAATACTTTTCAAAACTGTATGAGGCAAAAGAAGATACAAGCAAAAGTATGTTCACTGAGCTAAATTTCAAAATTGGTCTCTCTAATTATTTTGAAGAAAGATACGAAGAATCAAAACCTTATATATATAGAGCATTTAAAACTGATACAACAAATTCTAAGTTTCTTTATTGGATGGGTATGATCAACGGTATATTTAACAATACTGATAGTTGTTGTTACTATCTAAGCAAAGCATATATCGCAGAAAATGATTCAGTAGATCGTGCAGATGTCAAAAACTTAATGAGTAAGTTGGGATGTGACTAATTCATTATTCAAGATTTTTTCTACTTCTTTACAGAATTTAATAACGTATTGAAGAGTATCCGATGGATCGGAATATTTATTTTCCATTTCTAATTTCATTGTATCATTTTTTTGAACGAAGCGTACATCTTTTGAGTGGACTTCCATAATCCATTTTAGAAAATCCGGAAATTGATTCTTGTAATAATTTTCATACTCTCCTTTAGGAAAAACAAGAGTTATTTGCTTACGTTGAATAATAATTCTTTCAAACATTGCATAAGATGCATAATATCTAAGTTTAGCCGCGTTGATAAGGTGTTTGACCATTTTCGGAAATTTACCGAAGCGATCTTCCATTTCTTCAATTGTTTCGGCAAATTCTTCTTCTTTTAAAACTGAAAAGAGCGCTGTGTAAAAACTGAGTCTATCCGATTGATCCGGCATATAATTTTTAGGAATTCCGATTTCGAAATATGTGTCAATTTTTGGCTCGGTTCTATCTTTTGGTTTCGGTAAATTTTTAAATACATCTTGGAATTCTTCATGCTTAAGTTCTTCAACTGCCGCATCAAGCAATTTCACATACATGTCAAAACCAACGGTATCTATTGTTCCGCTTTGTTCCGTTCCTAATAAATTTCCTGCACCGCGAATTTCTAAATCACGCATTGATAAACTGAAACCTTCTCCAAGTTCGGTATATTCTTCAATTGCTTGTAATCGTCTTACAGCATTTTTCGTGATTGTTTTTAGTGATGGAACAATTAAATAAGCATAAGCTTGTCTATCCGACCTTCCTACTCTTCCACGTAATTGATGAAGTTCGGCAAGTCCGAATCTATCAGCTCGATTTATAATAATTGTATTAACATTAGGTATATCGAGTCCGCTTTCAATAATTTTTGTAGCCAACAACATATGATACTTTTTATTCAAGAAATCATAGATAACTTTTTCGAGTTGTGATGGTTTCATTTGACCATGCGCAATTCCGATTTTTATTTCGGGAATATGTTTTTCAATATATGCGGCAATTTTATCTATTGATTGCACTCTATCATGAACAAAATATATTTGTCCGTCTCTTTGAATTTCGCTTAAAACCCATTTACGAATGTTGTCGATGTCAAACTTTTCTACTCGTGTGTAAATTGGTTGTCTGTTCGGAGGCGGAGTTGCAATAATTGATAAATCTCTTGCGCCAAGTAAAGATAAATTTAATGTTCGTGGAATCGGAGTAGCAGTTAATGCGAGCGTATCAACATTTGCACGATAGGTTCTTAACTTCTCTTTTGCCATAACTCCAAAACGATGTTCTTCATCTATTATAAGTAAACCAAGGTCTTTGAATTTTATATCTTTAGAAAGAAGTCTATGAGTTCCGATAATTACATCAACATTTCCATTTGCAAGTTGCTTAACTGTTTCAGTCTGCTGAGTCTTTGTTCTAAATCTTGATAAGACTTCAACTTTGACAGGAAATTGGGCTAATCGATCTTTGAATGTATTGAAATGCTGTTCGGTTAATATAGTTGTTGGAACCAACAACGCAACTTGTTTACCGTCGCTTACGGCTTTGAAAGCAGCACGAACAGCTATTTCTGTTTTACCGAAACCAACATCACCACAGACCAGTCTATCCATTGGGTTTACCGATTCCATATCGCCTTTTACTTCATCGGTAACCTTTACTTGATCAACCGTGTCTTCATAAAAGAAAGAAGCTTCCAACTCTTTCTGCCAAATTGTATCGGGATTAAATTTGTATCCAACTGAAGCTTTTCTTTTAGCGTAGAGTTTTATCAAATCACGCGCGGCATCTTTAATCTTATTTTTAACTTTCTTCTTTGCTGCTTTCCATTCATTGCTGCCAAGAACAGAAAGTTTTGGTTCTGCATTATCTTTTGATGAAAACTTTTTAACTAAAGAGAGATAGTTTAGATTTACATAAACTTTTCCGCCTTCGGCATAAAGAATTTTGATACTTTCTTGTTCCGTTTCACCAATTTTAATAGTCTCCAATCCGGCATAACGACCGATTCCAAAAGTTTCGTGAACTACAAAATCGCCAATTTTTAATGAAGCAAATTCCTTTGCACGATTTTTTTTGAATTGTTGTCGCTGAGAAATTTTTGTTCGATAAGGTTTATTAAAAATCTGGTAATCCGAGAGCACAAGAAACTTTTCTTCTTTACAAACAAAACCGGTTTTTATAGGAAGCACATCAATTTTAATTTTACCGGTATCTATCAAATCTCTCAATTCAATTTTGAATTCGGATAGAAGCTCTGTCATTCTTCTTGATTGTAATTCATTTTCAGTAGTTATAGCGATTTCAAAACCTTTTTTCGCATAATCTGTAAGCAGATTGAACAACAGTTCGAAATTGGAATTGATTAGTTGAGCGTCATTGATTTTGAGATTGTTATAGTTTTCAGAACTACCAAGTTCATCTTCAATTATCCATCTAGCATTTTTTGAGAAGAGTGATTCTTTACTATCTACGAAAAATTTTTCTGCGATTATTTCATCAGCATTTTCAATCTCAATTTCACCATCAAACAGTTCTTTTTTAAGTTCTTCATCAAATTCGTCAATAATTTTTTCTTT
It contains:
- the mfd gene encoding transcription-repair coupling factor, whose protein sequence is MTNQFALINRINELKSFQNFFGLLRNLTEDKSRLYISSIPDSVKSIFIAALAEKEKSVLILLPDTKSVNETNVELTILGLGKHVITIDKFDEETIQERITEINQKEKLVLVSTYKILQTPLPSQETIEKNTTKIVSGTEFSYDELIEYLSLLNYDKDRFVDGPGSFAVRGSIIDFWSYSEKQPCRLEYDGDFIESIRYFDSETQRSSNRVECVTLASSLEDISAENSSHILDYLKEAIVFASSYEIENLFKNEIQPSKEKIIDEFDEELKKELFDGEIEIENADEIIAEKFFVDSKESLFSKNARWIIEDELGSSENYNNLKINDAQLINSNFELLFNLLTDYAKKGFEIAITTENELQSRRMTELLSEFKIELRDLIDTGKIKIDVLPIKTGFVCKEEKFLVLSDYQIFNKPYRTKISQRQQFKKNRAKEFASLKIGDFVVHETFGIGRYAGLETIKIGETEQESIKILYAEGGKVYVNLNYLSLVKKFSSKDNAEPKLSVLGSNEWKAAKKKVKNKIKDAARDLIKLYAKRKASVGYKFNPDTIWQKELEASFFYEDTVDQVKVTDEVKGDMESVNPMDRLVCGDVGFGKTEIAVRAAFKAVSDGKQVALLVPTTILTEQHFNTFKDRLAQFPVKVEVLSRFRTKTQQTETVKQLANGNVDVIIGTHRLLSKDIKFKDLGLLIIDEEHRFGVMAKEKLRTYRANVDTLALTATPIPRTLNLSLLGARDLSIIATPPPNRQPIYTRVEKFDIDNIRKWVLSEIQRDGQIYFVHDRVQSIDKIAAYIEKHIPEIKIGIAHGQMKPSQLEKVIYDFLNKKYHMLLATKIIESGLDIPNVNTIIINRADRFGLAELHQLRGRVGRSDRQAYAYLIVPSLKTITKNAVRRLQAIEEYTELGEGFSLSMRDLEIRGAGNLLGTEQSGTIDTVGFDMYVKLLDAAVEELKHEEFQDVFKNLPKPKDRTEPKIDTYFEIGIPKNYMPDQSDRLSFYTALFSVLKEEEFAETIEEMEDRFGKFPKMVKHLINAAKLRYYASYAMFERIIIQRKQITLVFPKGEYENYYKNQFPDFLKWIMEVHSKDVRFVQKNDTMKLEMENKYSDPSDTLQYVIKFCKEVEKILNNELVTSQLTH